A genomic stretch from Pelagicoccus enzymogenes includes:
- the pelA gene encoding pectate lyase → MNRFFQAIFAAAWAAVSLQAFPDWDDALRQSSDWYGSAEAAQVADSVLAYQTDSGGWPKNLNLAEPPSEAYLTGSEKARYPTIDNGGTTTPLFYLARVNAAQPDAKWRAAMQRGIDYLLEAQYENGGWPQFYPLREGYYSHITYNDNAMVRVMRVLEEVSSGESVWTWVDEATKQQAAAAVEKGIECILATQVRVDGQLTVWCAQHDVETLAPAKARAFELVSLSGGESVEIVRFLMDIETPSPRVVAAIEGAVAWFSKVAIPGMSSELVRDANGERDRILKESPGEDLWARFYEIGTNRPIFVGRDSVVRYELSEIEQERRGGYGYYGSWPKDMISKEYPEWRSRLALQSEGPVLYLVGDSTMADKPRPTTPEKGWGQLLREYALLPLRVDNHARNGRSTKSFIDEGRWDEVVSRLKEGDWVLIQFGHNDEKEHKPSVYAEAHTSYRDNLRRMVRETRAKGANPILATSVARRKWDDAGERMVPTHGDYPLVVRQVAEAEKVPMLEMETLTTALEESKGVEGSKKLHLWFEAGELAIRPEGLSDNTHYSRLGAREVAALAIGEMRRLELPIARYFADALVARDGSGDWDSVEQAIYKAPQGPEGSPRWIIRVKHGEYRERAYVQRERGNIRLVGDSPETTVLVEGIHANMIGPDGKKLGTFRTPTLQVDGEGFQVHSMTIANDAGPVGQALALRVDGDGVVFRDCVFKGWQDTIFVNRGRHYFENCYIEGHVDFIFGGGLSVFENCHIHCLKDGYITAAATPAQQEYGMVFLDCRITGEPGVRTYLGRPWRAHAQTVFVRTEMSEVVRSAGWHNWTGPEREKTARYAEYGSYGEGGDMGERVSWARQLSRKEAKELEVNAIFESGEPVAPFAPKP, encoded by the coding sequence ATGAACCGATTTTTTCAAGCGATATTCGCGGCGGCGTGGGCTGCCGTTTCTCTGCAAGCCTTTCCGGATTGGGACGATGCGCTCAGGCAATCGAGCGATTGGTACGGCTCCGCGGAAGCCGCCCAAGTGGCGGACTCGGTATTGGCCTACCAGACGGATTCCGGAGGCTGGCCCAAGAACCTGAACTTGGCGGAACCGCCTTCCGAGGCCTATCTTACAGGTAGCGAAAAGGCCCGCTATCCGACCATCGACAATGGCGGCACGACAACGCCCCTGTTTTATTTGGCCCGCGTGAACGCTGCCCAGCCAGACGCGAAGTGGCGGGCTGCCATGCAGCGTGGCATCGACTACTTGCTGGAGGCCCAGTACGAGAATGGGGGCTGGCCCCAGTTTTATCCGCTGCGCGAGGGATACTACTCTCACATCACCTACAACGACAACGCCATGGTGCGGGTGATGCGGGTACTGGAAGAAGTCAGCAGTGGAGAATCGGTTTGGACCTGGGTAGACGAGGCGACCAAGCAGCAGGCAGCTGCAGCGGTTGAGAAGGGAATTGAGTGCATTTTGGCGACCCAGGTGCGAGTGGATGGGCAATTGACGGTTTGGTGCGCCCAACACGACGTGGAAACCTTGGCTCCCGCCAAGGCTCGGGCTTTCGAGCTTGTTTCGCTTTCCGGCGGCGAATCGGTGGAGATCGTGCGTTTCTTGATGGACATCGAAACTCCGTCCCCGCGGGTGGTCGCCGCGATCGAAGGCGCGGTCGCTTGGTTCAGCAAGGTGGCCATACCTGGAATGAGCTCGGAATTGGTCCGAGATGCCAATGGAGAGAGGGACCGGATTCTGAAGGAGTCTCCGGGAGAGGACCTCTGGGCCCGCTTCTATGAAATTGGAACGAATCGCCCCATTTTTGTGGGCAGGGACAGCGTGGTTCGCTACGAGCTATCGGAGATCGAGCAAGAGCGTCGCGGAGGCTACGGGTACTACGGAAGCTGGCCGAAGGATATGATTTCGAAGGAATACCCGGAATGGCGCAGTCGCCTGGCCCTGCAGTCGGAAGGTCCCGTACTCTACTTGGTGGGCGACTCCACCATGGCGGACAAGCCACGTCCTACCACGCCGGAGAAAGGCTGGGGGCAATTGCTGCGCGAGTATGCCTTGTTGCCGCTGCGGGTCGACAATCATGCGAGGAATGGCCGCAGCACCAAGTCGTTCATCGATGAAGGGCGCTGGGACGAGGTGGTGAGCCGACTCAAGGAAGGGGACTGGGTGTTGATCCAGTTCGGCCACAATGACGAGAAGGAGCACAAGCCGTCGGTCTATGCGGAGGCGCATACCAGCTATCGGGACAATTTGAGGCGGATGGTCCGCGAGACGCGGGCGAAGGGGGCGAATCCCATCCTCGCCACCTCCGTGGCGCGGCGAAAGTGGGACGACGCGGGCGAGCGCATGGTGCCCACTCATGGCGACTACCCTCTGGTAGTGCGGCAGGTTGCTGAGGCTGAAAAGGTGCCGATGCTGGAGATGGAAACCTTGACCACCGCACTCGAGGAGTCGAAGGGCGTCGAGGGGTCCAAGAAATTGCACCTCTGGTTCGAGGCGGGGGAACTGGCGATCCGGCCCGAGGGGCTGAGCGACAACACCCACTACTCGCGCTTGGGAGCTCGCGAGGTGGCTGCGTTGGCCATCGGGGAAATGCGGCGCTTGGAGCTGCCGATCGCTCGGTATTTCGCCGACGCGCTCGTGGCCCGAGACGGTTCGGGGGACTGGGATTCGGTCGAGCAGGCAATTTATAAGGCGCCGCAAGGTCCGGAGGGATCGCCGCGCTGGATCATCCGCGTCAAGCACGGAGAGTACCGCGAGCGGGCTTACGTGCAGCGCGAGCGCGGCAACATCCGCTTGGTGGGAGATTCTCCGGAAACGACTGTATTGGTGGAAGGGATACACGCAAACATGATCGGACCCGACGGGAAGAAGCTGGGCACCTTTCGCACGCCGACCCTGCAGGTCGACGGGGAAGGCTTTCAGGTACACTCTATGACGATCGCCAACGACGCCGGGCCGGTTGGCCAAGCCTTGGCCCTGCGCGTGGACGGCGATGGCGTGGTTTTCCGCGATTGCGTCTTCAAAGGTTGGCAGGACACGATTTTCGTGAACCGAGGCCGCCACTATTTTGAAAACTGCTATATCGAGGGGCACGTTGACTTCATCTTCGGCGGAGGGCTTTCGGTCTTCGAAAACTGTCACATCCACTGCCTCAAGGACGGATACATCACGGCTGCGGCGACTCCAGCCCAGCAGGAATATGGCATGGTGTTTCTGGACTGTCGCATCACGGGTGAGCCGGGGGTTAGAACCTATTTGGGACGGCCTTGGCGGGCTCACGCCCAAACGGTTTTTGTTCGCACGGAAATGTCGGAGGTGGTCCGCTCGGCGGGCTGGCACAATTGGACGGGACCGGAGCGCGAGAAGACTGCTCGCTATGCGGAATACGGCAGCTACGGGGAGGGCGGCGACATGGGGGAACGCGTGAGCTGGGCACGCCAGCTTTCGCGCAAGGAAGCGAAGGAGCTGGAGGTGAACGCGATCTTCGAGTCGGGAGAGCCGGTCGCTCCATTTGCCCCAAAGCCCTGA
- a CDS encoding peroxiredoxin: MKKFLQLLTLSAMSLSASLSSAALEVGSEVANFAANDDTGEIWTVAEHLGKKNIVVYFYPAAMTGGCTAQACAYRDYSTNLDKADAIVVGVSGDSVKGLSLFKEAHNLNFPLLSDPNGSIAAIFGVPTRAGGSLEREVNGDMHTFFRNLTTSRWTFIIGKDGKIIYKNEEVNAREDTATVLAVLEKNK, encoded by the coding sequence ATGAAGAAATTCCTGCAACTGCTCACCCTCTCCGCCATGTCCCTCTCCGCTTCCCTTTCCTCCGCTGCCCTCGAGGTCGGCAGCGAAGTCGCCAATTTCGCCGCCAACGACGACACGGGCGAAATCTGGACCGTCGCCGAGCACCTCGGCAAAAAGAACATCGTCGTCTACTTCTACCCGGCGGCTATGACCGGAGGCTGCACCGCCCAAGCCTGCGCCTACCGAGACTACTCCACCAACCTCGACAAGGCAGACGCCATCGTAGTCGGCGTGAGCGGCGACTCCGTCAAAGGCCTATCCCTCTTCAAAGAAGCGCACAACTTGAACTTCCCGCTTCTCTCCGACCCCAACGGCTCAATCGCCGCCATTTTCGGCGTTCCTACCCGTGCCGGCGGCTCGCTGGAACGCGAAGTCAATGGCGACATGCACACCTTTTTCCGCAACCTCACCACTTCCCGCTGGACCTTCATCATCGGCAAGGACGGCAAGATCATCTACAAGAACGAGGAAGTGAACGCCCGCGAGGACACCGCCACCGTGCTCGCCGTTCTCGAGAAGAATAAGTAG
- a CDS encoding energy transducer TonB family protein, which produces MNDVRLANMFYEQRGPLVFSASVHLALLVVTAIWVLFFAEQEKEPFQFELVPPPSGGAAQQQQSQSQPTLEDIKYDPVEDSMPTLDDIQVPERPVRTIEVEVPPEPKPEPVVRREQPVVEVTPPKQQQMSLEDFLNQNPDADKIKNVRKNPAPTTNRRPKINVPQFEGIQIGSLPAAEIASYSQADQDALGSYIAGFKASLKRAVASHPSRGAKLSALVVCDILANGSVRNVRIVRSSGDREFDNKVLAGYGRLASYVPPPKGQALMGLQIEFVQQW; this is translated from the coding sequence ATGAACGACGTTCGCCTCGCCAACATGTTTTACGAGCAAAGGGGACCGCTGGTCTTCTCGGCGAGCGTGCATTTGGCCCTGTTGGTGGTGACTGCGATCTGGGTCCTGTTCTTTGCCGAGCAGGAGAAGGAACCTTTTCAATTCGAGCTGGTGCCGCCACCGTCGGGAGGAGCTGCCCAGCAGCAACAATCGCAGTCGCAGCCGACCCTCGAGGACATCAAGTACGACCCGGTGGAAGACAGCATGCCCACGCTCGACGACATCCAGGTGCCCGAGCGTCCGGTTCGCACCATCGAGGTGGAGGTCCCGCCCGAACCAAAGCCCGAGCCGGTAGTCAGGCGCGAGCAGCCAGTGGTGGAAGTGACTCCGCCCAAGCAGCAGCAGATGAGTCTCGAGGACTTTTTGAACCAGAATCCGGATGCGGACAAAATCAAGAACGTGCGCAAGAACCCGGCTCCTACCACAAACCGTCGTCCCAAGATCAACGTTCCGCAATTCGAAGGGATCCAGATCGGCAGCCTGCCCGCCGCGGAGATTGCTAGCTACAGCCAAGCAGACCAAGACGCCTTGGGCAGCTACATTGCTGGTTTCAAAGCGTCGCTCAAGCGAGCGGTCGCGAGCCATCCTTCGCGCGGGGCGAAGCTCTCGGCCTTGGTGGTGTGCGATATTTTGGCCAACGGTTCGGTGCGCAACGTGCGTATCGTGCGCAGCAGCGGAGACCGGGAATTCGACAACAAGGTGCTGGCCGGCTACGGACGTCTCGCTTCCTACGTTCCGCCGCCCAAGGGCCAGGCTTTGATGGGCTTGCAGATCGAGTTCGTGCAGCAGTGGTAG
- a CDS encoding ExbD/TolR family protein has product MARSFHRKRSLEPNSELNVTALIDLGFALLIIFMISTPLIEKEQVMEVDLPVSGQSSEKAQPKSVDITVLKDGYRVDGNLMGEPELERELAGFATMSKAPVISIRGDAETPYQRIMNLMDLLKEYELGKIHFVTKEKE; this is encoded by the coding sequence ATGGCACGCTCCTTTCATAGAAAACGCTCGCTGGAGCCCAACTCCGAGCTGAACGTGACGGCTTTGATCGACTTGGGCTTCGCCCTGTTGATCATCTTCATGATCAGCACGCCGCTCATCGAGAAGGAGCAAGTCATGGAAGTGGACCTGCCGGTTTCGGGGCAGAGCAGCGAGAAGGCGCAACCGAAGTCGGTGGACATCACGGTATTGAAAGATGGATACCGGGTGGACGGAAACCTGATGGGCGAGCCTGAGCTGGAGCGGGAGCTGGCGGGATTTGCCACCATGAGCAAAGCCCCGGTTATCAGCATTCGCGGGGACGCGGAGACGCCGTACCAGCGCATCATGAACTTGATGGACTTGCTCAAAGAGTACGAGCTCGGCAAGATTCACTTCGTCACGAAGGAGAAGGAATAG
- a CDS encoding MotA/TolQ/ExbB proton channel family protein: MNVLLRLRSKGCRNASGSSLFVYNKFITAVLLAQSASLFTYFSQSNLAGKFIIIALAFFSVCAWAVMIGKYWELKKFRLLNLGFEHNLHRQTSILNPPASFKAPRQVPYAALYLDAVDAYHRIQAKNGESDEQLRSARVEHVENALQRALANKTLSYESSMVFLATIVSGAPFFGLLGTVWGVMDAFGSMGLQSNATLQNLAPGVSGALLTTVAGLCVAIPSVFGYNYLLSRTKILVTELENFASALADVIELESR, translated from the coding sequence TTGAACGTATTGCTCCGCTTGCGTTCAAAGGGGTGTCGGAATGCCTCCGGCTCGTCCCTTTTCGTCTACAACAAATTCATCACCGCCGTGCTTCTAGCCCAATCCGCGAGCCTCTTCACTTATTTCAGCCAGAGTAACCTGGCAGGTAAATTCATCATCATAGCCTTGGCCTTCTTCAGCGTCTGCGCTTGGGCCGTGATGATCGGGAAGTATTGGGAGCTGAAAAAGTTCCGTCTGCTCAACCTTGGATTCGAGCATAACCTGCACCGGCAGACCTCCATCCTCAACCCGCCCGCCAGCTTCAAGGCTCCGCGCCAAGTGCCTTACGCCGCTCTCTATCTCGACGCGGTGGATGCCTATCACCGCATCCAAGCGAAGAACGGCGAGTCCGACGAGCAGCTGCGCTCGGCTCGGGTGGAGCATGTGGAGAACGCCTTGCAGCGGGCCTTGGCGAACAAGACGCTAAGCTACGAGTCGAGCATGGTTTTCCTCGCAACCATCGTTTCCGGCGCCCCGTTTTTCGGCCTGCTCGGTACGGTTTGGGGCGTGATGGACGCCTTTGGCTCCATGGGGCTGCAGTCGAACGCGACCCTGCAAAACCTCGCTCCGGGCGTTTCGGGAGCCTTGCTCACCACGGTTGCCGGTTTGTGCGTGGCGATCCCGTCGGTATTTGGATACAACTATCTTTTGTCGCGTACCAAGATTTTGGTTACGGAGCTGGAGAACTTCGCCAGCGCCTTGGCCGACGTGATCGAGCTGGAGAGCCGTTAA
- a CDS encoding PfkB family carbohydrate kinase, producing the protein MDYRQRALQELSENRNNQAGKRVVVGLDGFVDTILHLVDKRNGAGENFTRLETISDFGSRISAAAGKSANIEMFPRMEKLGGNGPIMANALVAAGFPLRYIGSLGKPNVHPVFQEFAEKTNTVSISDPGLTNAVEFTDGKIMMGITKYLEDITYDAIVEAMGEGALLDELSRSSLISLVNWTMIPNMTQIFEDLLSKALPNLPPLDGGRSFFFDLADPEKRSTSDLVSALKVISKFQNHGNAVLGLNLAEGQQVSEAFHIDESGDDADSLKRMAAKIRRELDLKMVVVHPKERAACATKDGEWCVEGPYVQKPKITTGAGDHFNAGFMTGQQLGLSPEACLTVGVCFSGYYVRTAVSPNLDNIETFLREWK; encoded by the coding sequence ATGGACTACCGTCAAAGAGCTCTTCAGGAACTATCGGAAAATCGCAACAACCAGGCGGGCAAGCGCGTCGTGGTCGGACTGGATGGATTTGTGGATACAATCCTCCATCTCGTCGACAAGCGAAACGGCGCCGGGGAAAACTTCACCCGCCTGGAAACCATTTCCGACTTCGGCTCCCGCATCAGCGCGGCCGCCGGCAAGAGCGCCAACATCGAGATGTTCCCCCGCATGGAAAAGCTCGGCGGCAACGGCCCCATCATGGCCAACGCTCTTGTGGCCGCCGGATTCCCCCTCCGCTATATCGGCTCGCTGGGCAAGCCAAACGTCCATCCCGTCTTCCAAGAGTTCGCGGAAAAGACCAACACCGTCTCCATCTCCGACCCAGGGCTCACCAACGCGGTCGAGTTCACCGACGGCAAGATCATGATGGGCATCACCAAGTACCTCGAAGACATCACCTACGACGCCATCGTGGAAGCCATGGGCGAAGGCGCCCTGCTGGACGAGCTCTCGCGCAGCTCCCTCATCTCCTTGGTCAACTGGACCATGATCCCCAACATGACGCAGATCTTCGAGGACCTGCTCTCCAAAGCGCTGCCCAATCTCCCCCCGCTTGACGGCGGACGCTCCTTCTTCTTCGACCTGGCCGATCCGGAGAAACGCTCCACCTCCGACCTCGTTTCCGCGCTCAAGGTCATCTCCAAATTCCAGAATCACGGCAACGCCGTGCTCGGCCTCAACCTCGCCGAGGGCCAGCAGGTCAGCGAAGCCTTCCACATCGACGAATCTGGCGACGACGCGGATTCGCTCAAGCGCATGGCCGCCAAGATCCGCCGCGAGCTCGACCTCAAGATGGTCGTCGTTCACCCGAAGGAACGCGCCGCTTGCGCCACCAAGGACGGCGAATGGTGCGTCGAGGGGCCGTACGTGCAAAAGCCGAAGATCACCACCGGCGCCGGAGACCACTTCAACGCCGGCTTCATGACGGGACAGCAGCTCGGGCTCTCTCCCGAAGCCTGCCTCACCGTCGGCGTCTGCTTCTCCGGCTACTACGTGCGCACCGCCGTCAGTCCAAATCTTGACAACATCGAGACATTCCTTCGCGAGTGGAAGTAG
- the tmk gene encoding dTMP kinase, whose amino-acid sequence MSKKISYPGTFFTFEGPEGSGKSTQIELLAEELLGMGHEVVVTREPGGTAIGEEIRHLLIHSAAGKGMTPETELLLFGAARAQLVRELILPSLEKGCVVICDRFLDSTTVYQGAARSIATDPVSFINQFAVGPVTPDLTFILDVPHEESMRRVKRRATDIPDRMEEENSEFYKKVRDGYLLLAGSMPERFHVVDGTRPLEINQEEILKTALENL is encoded by the coding sequence ATGAGCAAGAAGATTTCCTATCCCGGCACGTTCTTTACCTTCGAAGGCCCAGAAGGCAGCGGCAAGTCCACCCAAATCGAGCTCCTCGCAGAGGAGCTCCTCGGCATGGGCCACGAAGTCGTGGTCACCCGCGAGCCGGGTGGCACCGCGATCGGAGAGGAGATCCGCCATTTGCTCATCCACAGCGCCGCGGGCAAAGGCATGACTCCCGAAACCGAGCTGCTCCTCTTCGGGGCCGCTCGCGCCCAGCTCGTTCGCGAGCTCATCCTGCCTTCGCTCGAAAAGGGCTGCGTCGTCATCTGCGACCGCTTCCTGGACTCCACCACCGTCTACCAAGGCGCCGCTCGCAGCATCGCGACCGACCCGGTTTCCTTCATCAACCAGTTCGCCGTGGGCCCGGTCACTCCCGACCTCACCTTCATCCTCGACGTGCCGCACGAGGAATCCATGCGTCGCGTCAAGCGCCGCGCCACCGACATTCCGGACCGTATGGAGGAAGAAAACAGCGAGTTCTACAAAAAGGTACGCGACGGATACCTCTTGCTGGCAGGCTCCATGCCAGAGCGATTCCATGTCGTCGACGGAACCCGCCCTCTCGAAATCAACCAAGAGGAAATCCTCAAAACCGCCCTCGAGAACCTCTAG
- a CDS encoding DNA polymerase III subunit gamma/tau, which translates to MTEATAPTDPQALINRAMAENRLAHALLIHGQNLSVVERFATELSARLLGVQAYGDELEEKLFRHPDVFTLRPSKKSRVISVDDTREAIRQIQHSPQAGERKVAIVFEVDRFNTSAANAFLKTLEEPPLNTTILLLTTRPHSLLATIRSRCQLFRLPTAAHTFDDPSAQAWLEAYKKWLEDLLTGGPGGKQSIPHFIIGAYSLVERFSAIIGELGKAAWKDQSKNLPEDMKDDERIALESRISISIRQDFLAAMENATEVLARKKLFDDTTVPQKFIESVEALENSTNLLRLNMKTEAVLESYLLRTLRIWTAKAS; encoded by the coding sequence GTGACCGAAGCCACCGCGCCCACAGATCCACAAGCTCTCATCAACCGGGCCATGGCCGAAAACCGGCTCGCCCACGCCCTGCTCATCCACGGGCAAAACCTGTCCGTGGTCGAACGCTTCGCCACCGAGCTCTCCGCCCGGCTACTCGGCGTGCAGGCCTACGGCGACGAGCTGGAGGAAAAGCTCTTTCGCCATCCGGACGTCTTCACCCTGCGCCCTTCCAAGAAGTCCCGCGTCATTTCGGTGGACGACACCCGCGAAGCCATTCGCCAGATCCAGCATTCCCCGCAAGCGGGCGAGCGTAAAGTCGCTATCGTTTTCGAAGTCGACCGCTTCAACACCAGCGCCGCCAACGCCTTCCTCAAAACACTGGAAGAGCCGCCGCTGAACACCACGATCCTGCTGCTCACCACCCGCCCCCACTCCTTGCTGGCTACGATCCGCAGCCGCTGCCAACTCTTCCGCCTTCCCACCGCGGCCCACACTTTCGACGACCCCAGCGCCCAAGCTTGGCTCGAAGCCTACAAAAAGTGGCTGGAAGACCTGTTGACCGGCGGCCCCGGAGGCAAGCAAAGCATACCCCACTTCATCATCGGAGCCTATTCCCTCGTCGAACGATTCAGCGCCATCATCGGCGAACTCGGCAAGGCAGCCTGGAAAGACCAGTCCAAGAATTTGCCCGAAGACATGAAGGACGACGAGCGAATCGCCCTCGAGTCCCGTATCAGCATTTCCATACGTCAGGATTTTCTGGCCGCGATGGAGAACGCCACCGAGGTCCTCGCCCGCAAGAAGCTCTTCGACGATACCACGGTCCCGCAAAAGTTCATCGAGTCCGTGGAAGCCCTCGAAAACTCCACTAACCTGCTTCGCCTCAACATGAAGACCGAGGCCGTGCTCGAGTCCTACCTCCTGCGCACCCTCCGCATCTGGACGGCTAAAGCCTCCTGA
- a CDS encoding ion transporter produces the protein MPEPEETPEHWSKFRERCRLIIFHSTRPAEKLFDVLLILAIIVSVITVMLASVELIRAEYGGLIYAVEWVFTGLFTLEYFVRIYVSKKPLRYIFSFFGLVDLLSILPTYVDLFLPGAHYLMLFRALRVLRIFRVLKMVQFVGEANQLYAAIKASLRKIIVFVMAVVTMVLILGSIMYLIEGPEHGFTSIPKSVYWAIVTLTTVGYGDISPQTPLGQMFASLIMITGYGVIAVPTGIVTAELTLATTTEKNERRCETCGETGHKYTAKYCRNCGERL, from the coding sequence ATGCCGGAACCAGAGGAAACGCCTGAACATTGGTCCAAATTTCGCGAACGCTGTCGATTGATTATCTTTCACTCGACGCGGCCGGCGGAGAAGCTTTTCGACGTATTGCTGATTCTGGCGATTATTGTGAGCGTCATCACCGTAATGCTGGCCAGCGTAGAGTTGATACGGGCGGAATACGGTGGTCTGATTTACGCTGTGGAGTGGGTGTTTACCGGGCTCTTCACCCTAGAGTATTTTGTTCGCATCTATGTATCGAAAAAGCCCTTACGCTATATCTTCAGCTTTTTCGGTTTGGTGGACTTGCTGTCGATTTTACCGACTTACGTGGACCTTTTCCTGCCGGGCGCCCATTACCTGATGCTGTTCCGCGCCTTGCGCGTGCTGCGGATTTTCCGGGTCTTGAAGATGGTGCAGTTCGTGGGGGAGGCGAACCAGCTCTACGCTGCGATCAAGGCGAGCTTGCGCAAGATCATCGTTTTCGTGATGGCGGTGGTGACGATGGTGCTGATTCTCGGTTCGATCATGTATTTGATCGAGGGGCCGGAACACGGTTTCACTAGCATCCCCAAGAGCGTTTACTGGGCGATTGTCACCTTGACGACGGTGGGCTACGGCGACATCTCGCCGCAAACTCCCTTGGGGCAAATGTTCGCGTCCCTGATCATGATCACGGGCTACGGGGTGATCGCGGTTCCCACCGGGATTGTGACCGCGGAGCTGACCTTGGCGACGACGACGGAGAAGAACGAGCGGCGCTGCGAAACCTGTGGGGAGACCGGGCACAAGTACACGGCGAAGTATTGCCGGAATTGCGGCGAGCGGTTGTAG
- a CDS encoding FAD-dependent oxidoreductase produces the protein MFGKKSVETLVVGAGPCGMLAALALADGGDDVMIVDSAPRTCTSSNATILHPETLVLLQRFGIADRVVASGYAIHQVSIYDDVCHRQSVHLNLHPHGFPFALSIPQSELEAILEDELNEAGMHILWNHRVSEYEPEDGAVQITADRYSDRGTGYAISHMERVIVKSIHLQAKTLVAADGYNSILHRLAGLESQPLGEDQFFVSFEFETDRDPSHTCFLSIKEGLATAQQPIEDGIARLQFQYKGLTLPSRNREKERSFLQDAANLPDYLDEEHFHQLVKERVPWNVGYVNKLRYRAAVPFKKRYLPTPRAGNVFFLGDSARTFAPLGNLSLNLGMQEAESLARVLLETKESEPRLRQRKLDELGEQMAQNWKRLVNLDATTRPGVSADPWVANNRARILRAMPASAESLDELARQLRLEVKSAKDHHVLA, from the coding sequence ATGTTTGGCAAGAAAAGCGTAGAAACACTCGTGGTCGGAGCAGGTCCGTGCGGCATGCTTGCCGCCTTGGCACTAGCGGATGGAGGCGATGACGTCATGATCGTCGATTCCGCCCCGCGCACCTGCACCAGCAGCAACGCCACCATCCTGCACCCCGAGACCCTCGTGCTGCTGCAACGCTTCGGCATCGCCGATCGGGTCGTCGCCTCCGGATACGCCATCCATCAGGTATCTATTTACGACGACGTCTGCCATCGCCAATCCGTGCACCTAAACCTTCATCCGCACGGTTTCCCCTTCGCCCTCAGCATTCCGCAATCCGAGTTGGAGGCCATCTTGGAGGACGAACTCAACGAAGCAGGCATGCACATTCTCTGGAACCATCGCGTTTCCGAATACGAGCCTGAGGATGGCGCCGTACAAATCACCGCCGACCGCTACTCGGACCGCGGCACCGGCTATGCGATCTCGCATATGGAACGTGTAATCGTAAAGTCGATACACCTCCAAGCCAAGACCCTCGTCGCCGCAGATGGCTACAATTCCATCCTCCATCGGCTAGCTGGACTCGAAAGCCAGCCGCTGGGCGAAGACCAGTTCTTCGTATCCTTCGAATTCGAGACAGACCGCGACCCTAGCCACACCTGCTTCTTGAGCATCAAGGAAGGACTGGCAACCGCCCAGCAACCGATAGAGGACGGCATCGCTCGACTCCAATTCCAGTACAAGGGGCTCACCTTACCGTCCCGCAATCGCGAAAAGGAACGCTCCTTCCTGCAGGACGCCGCAAACCTCCCCGACTATCTCGACGAAGAGCATTTCCACCAACTCGTCAAAGAACGCGTGCCCTGGAATGTTGGATACGTGAACAAACTGCGCTACCGAGCCGCCGTGCCCTTCAAGAAGCGCTACTTGCCCACGCCTCGCGCCGGGAACGTCTTCTTCCTGGGCGACTCCGCTCGCACCTTCGCGCCCCTCGGCAACCTTAGCCTCAATCTCGGCATGCAGGAGGCGGAAAGCCTCGCTCGCGTCCTGCTGGAAACGAAGGAGAGCGAACCGCGACTTCGCCAGCGAAAGCTCGACGAGCTTGGCGAACAGATGGCGCAAAATTGGAAGCGCTTGGTGAACCTCGACGCGACCACCCGCCCCGGCGTATCCGCCGATCCTTGGGTCGCAAACAACCGGGCCCGTATCCTCCGGGCGATGCCCGCCTCTGCGGAGTCGCTCGACGAACTCGCCCGACAACTGCGACTCGAGGTCAAAAGCGCCAAGGACCACCACGTCTTGGCCTAG